Proteins co-encoded in one Medicago truncatula cultivar Jemalong A17 chromosome 8, MtrunA17r5.0-ANR, whole genome shotgun sequence genomic window:
- the LOC25501696 gene encoding subtilisin-like protease SBT4.14 isoform X2, whose translation MLVLNMVFQKFTNNSYSLLWLPSLLILLSSASVNGVEQKKFYIVFLGAHPVSREGSIESHLNILSAVKQSHVEAKESIVYSYTKSFNAFAAKLSEDEANKLSAMNEVLSVLSNKYRKLHTTRSWDFIGLPLTAKRKLKQESDTIVAILDTGITPEFRSFKDDGLGPPPAKWRGTCDKYVNFSGCNNKIVGAKYFKLDGRSESSDILSPIDVSGHGTHTASTAAGNLVPNASLFGLANGTARGAVPSARLAIYKVCWKEDGCADMDVLAGFEAAIDDGADVISVSLGGENSNYLQDSISIGAFHAMRKGIITVASAGNDGPTMATVENHAPWVVTVAASGIDRDFHSTVELGTRTNVSGEGVNTFSPKQKQYPLINGMDAARNSSSKDNAKFCAKGSLEPNKVKGKIVYCKFRTWSTEAVVKAVGGIGTIVEYDEFQDSPETFMAPATFVNRSTGQIITNYIQSTRSPSAVIHKSHEVKIPAPFVASFSSRGPNSGSQHVLKPDVTAPGISILASFTLRHSITSIEGDTQFSVFTLMSGTSMACPHISGIAAYVKSFHPNWTPAAIRSAIMTTAKPMSQKVNKEAEFAFGAGLVNPTRALNPGLIYDMDEFGYVQFLCHEGYNGSTLSILIGSPVNCTSLLPGIGHDAINYPSMQLSVKRNTESTIGVFRRRVTNVGPGPTMYNATIKSPKGVEITVKPTSLIFYHTLQKKNFKVVVKAKSMASMKIVSGSLIWRNPRYIVRSPIVIYSS comes from the exons ATGTTAGTGCTAAATATGGTTTTTCAGAAATTTACCAACAACTCCTATTCTCTTCTTTGGCTTCCATCATTGCTGATTCTGCTAAGTAGTGCTTCAGTCAATGGTGTTGAACAAAAG AAGTTTTACATTGTTTTCCTAGGAGCTCACCCTGTTAGTAGAGAAGGATCAATAGAGAGTCATTTAAATATTCTCTCAGCTGTTAAACAAAG CCATGTTGAAGCCAAAGAATCCATAGTATACAGCTACACAAAGAGCTTTAATGCATTTGCTGCTAAACTGTCTGAGGATGAAGCAAACAAGTTATCTG CCATGAATGAAGTTCTCTCAGTACTTTCAAATAAGTACCGCAAGCTACACACAACAAGATCATGGGATTTTATTGGATTACCTTTGACAGCTAAGAGAAAACTGAAACAAGAAAGTGACACTATCGTTGCTATTTTAGATACAG GGATCACTCCTGAGTTTCGAAGCTTCAAGGACGATGGACTCGGTCCTCCACCCGCCAAATGGAGAGGAACTTGCGACAAATATGTTAATTTCTCAGGCTGCAATAA CAAGATCGTTGGAgccaaatacttcaaacttgaTGGAAGGTCAGAATCATCTGATATATTATCTCCCATAGATGTGTCAGGGCATGGAACTCATACAGCATCAACAGCAGCAGGCAACCTTGTCCCAAATGCAAGTCTCTTTGGATTAGCGAATGGGACCGCTCGCGGAGCAGTGCCTTCAGCAAGGTTAGCAATATACAAAGTGTGCTGGAAAGAGGATGGATGTGCTGATATGGATGTACTTGCTGGTTTTGAGGCTGCTATAGACGATGGTGCGGATGTCATATCCGTTTCCTTGGGTGgagaaaattcaaattatttgcaGGACTCTATATCAATTGGTGCATTTCATGCCATGAGAAAAGGCATAATTACTGTCGCCTCAGCCGGAAACGATGGACCAACTATGGCAACTGTCGAAAATCATGCTCCATGGGTTGTTACGGTAGCTGCTAGTGGCATTGACAGAGACTTCCATAGTACTGTAGAGTTGGGGACCAGAACAAATGTTTCT GGAGAAGGAGTAAACACCTTCAGTCCAAAACAAAAACAGTACCCACTTATTAATGGGATGGATGCAGCGCGAAACTCTTCAAGCAAGGATAATGCTAA GTTCTGCGCCAAAGGCTCCTTAGAGCCAAATAAGGTGAAAGGAAAGATTGTTTACTGTAAATTTAGAACATGGAGCACTGAAGCTGTTGTGAAAGCAGTAGGAGGAATTGGTACTATAGTTGAATATGATGAATTTCAAGATTCTCCTGAAACATTCATGGCTCCTGCTACATTTGTGAATAGAAGCACAGGTCAAATTATTACCAATTATATACAATCTACAAG ATCACCATCAGCAGTGATACATAAGAGCCATGAAGTGAAAATACCAGCTCCATTTGTTGCTTCTTTTTCATCTAGGGGTCCAAATTCAGGATCTCAACATGTTCTCAAG CCTGATGTAACAGCTCCTGGCATTAGCATCTTGGCATCATTTACACTTAGGCACTCAATTACTAGTATAGAAGGGGACACTCAATTTTCAGTATTTACACTAATGTCTGGCACTTCCATGGCATGCCCTCACATTTCTGGAATAGCAGCATATGTGAAGTCATTTCACCCAAATTGGACCCCTGCTGCAATCAGATCAGCTATAATGACTACAG CTAAACCAATGAGCCAGAAAGTTAACAAGGAGGCTGAGTTTGCATTTGGTGCCGGTCTAGTTAACCCAACAAGAGCTTTGAATCCTGGTTTAATCTATGACATGGATGAATTTGGTTATGTCCAGTTCTTATGCCATGAGGGATATAATGGTTCCACTTTATCAATATTAATTGGCTCTCCTGTAAATTGCACTTCATTGCTTCCTGGGATTGGCCATGATGCCATTAACTATCCAAGCATGCAGTTAAGTGTGAAAAGAAACACAGAATCAACAATAGGAGTTTTCAGGAGAAGAGTTACCAATGTAGGTCCTGGACCAACAATGTATAATGCTACCATTAAATCACCAAAAGGTGTGGAAATTACAGTGAAGCCTACTAGCTTGATTTTCTATCATACCCTGCAGAAAAAGAACTTCAAGGTAGTTGTGAAAGCAAAATCTATGGCAAGCATGAAAATTGTATCAGGTTCACTTATTTGGAGAAACCCTCGTTACATTGTTAGAAGCCCTATTGTTATCTATAGTTCATAA
- the LOC25501696 gene encoding subtilisin-like protease SBT4.14 isoform X1: MNEVLSVLSNKYRKLHTTRSWDFIGLPLTAKRKLKQESDTIVAILDTGITPEFRSFKDDGLGPPPAKWRGTCDKYVNFSGCNNKIVGAKYFKLDGRSESSDILSPIDVSGHGTHTASTAAGNLVPNASLFGLANGTARGAVPSARLAIYKVCWKEDGCADMDVLAGFEAAIDDGADVISVSLGGENSNYLQDSISIGAFHAMRKGIITVASAGNDGPTMATVENHAPWVVTVAASGIDRDFHSTVELGTRTNVSGEGVNTFSPKQKQYPLINGMDAARNSSSKDNAKFCAKGSLEPNKVKGKIVYCKFRTWSTEAVVKAVGGIGTIVEYDEFQDSPETFMAPATFVNRSTGQIITNYIQSTRSPSAVIHKSHEVKIPAPFVASFSSRGPNSGSQHVLKPDVTAPGISILASFTLRHSITSIEGDTQFSVFTLMSGTSMACPHISGIAAYVKSFHPNWTPAAIRSAIMTTAKPMSQKVNKEAEFAFGAGLVNPTRALNPGLIYDMDEFGYVQFLCHEGYNGSTLSILIGSPVNCTSLLPGIGHDAINYPSMQLSVKRNTESTIGVFRRRVTNVGPGPTMYNATIKSPKGVEITVKPTSLIFYHTLQKKNFKVVVKAKSMASMKIVSGSLIWRNPRYIVRSPIVIYSS; this comes from the exons ATGAATGAAGTTCTCTCAGTACTTTCAAATAAGTACCGCAAGCTACACACAACAAGATCATGGGATTTTATTGGATTACCTTTGACAGCTAAGAGAAAACTGAAACAAGAAAGTGACACTATCGTTGCTATTTTAGATACAG GGATCACTCCTGAGTTTCGAAGCTTCAAGGACGATGGACTCGGTCCTCCACCCGCCAAATGGAGAGGAACTTGCGACAAATATGTTAATTTCTCAGGCTGCAATAA CAAGATCGTTGGAgccaaatacttcaaacttgaTGGAAGGTCAGAATCATCTGATATATTATCTCCCATAGATGTGTCAGGGCATGGAACTCATACAGCATCAACAGCAGCAGGCAACCTTGTCCCAAATGCAAGTCTCTTTGGATTAGCGAATGGGACCGCTCGCGGAGCAGTGCCTTCAGCAAGGTTAGCAATATACAAAGTGTGCTGGAAAGAGGATGGATGTGCTGATATGGATGTACTTGCTGGTTTTGAGGCTGCTATAGACGATGGTGCGGATGTCATATCCGTTTCCTTGGGTGgagaaaattcaaattatttgcaGGACTCTATATCAATTGGTGCATTTCATGCCATGAGAAAAGGCATAATTACTGTCGCCTCAGCCGGAAACGATGGACCAACTATGGCAACTGTCGAAAATCATGCTCCATGGGTTGTTACGGTAGCTGCTAGTGGCATTGACAGAGACTTCCATAGTACTGTAGAGTTGGGGACCAGAACAAATGTTTCT GGAGAAGGAGTAAACACCTTCAGTCCAAAACAAAAACAGTACCCACTTATTAATGGGATGGATGCAGCGCGAAACTCTTCAAGCAAGGATAATGCTAA GTTCTGCGCCAAAGGCTCCTTAGAGCCAAATAAGGTGAAAGGAAAGATTGTTTACTGTAAATTTAGAACATGGAGCACTGAAGCTGTTGTGAAAGCAGTAGGAGGAATTGGTACTATAGTTGAATATGATGAATTTCAAGATTCTCCTGAAACATTCATGGCTCCTGCTACATTTGTGAATAGAAGCACAGGTCAAATTATTACCAATTATATACAATCTACAAG ATCACCATCAGCAGTGATACATAAGAGCCATGAAGTGAAAATACCAGCTCCATTTGTTGCTTCTTTTTCATCTAGGGGTCCAAATTCAGGATCTCAACATGTTCTCAAG CCTGATGTAACAGCTCCTGGCATTAGCATCTTGGCATCATTTACACTTAGGCACTCAATTACTAGTATAGAAGGGGACACTCAATTTTCAGTATTTACACTAATGTCTGGCACTTCCATGGCATGCCCTCACATTTCTGGAATAGCAGCATATGTGAAGTCATTTCACCCAAATTGGACCCCTGCTGCAATCAGATCAGCTATAATGACTACAG CTAAACCAATGAGCCAGAAAGTTAACAAGGAGGCTGAGTTTGCATTTGGTGCCGGTCTAGTTAACCCAACAAGAGCTTTGAATCCTGGTTTAATCTATGACATGGATGAATTTGGTTATGTCCAGTTCTTATGCCATGAGGGATATAATGGTTCCACTTTATCAATATTAATTGGCTCTCCTGTAAATTGCACTTCATTGCTTCCTGGGATTGGCCATGATGCCATTAACTATCCAAGCATGCAGTTAAGTGTGAAAAGAAACACAGAATCAACAATAGGAGTTTTCAGGAGAAGAGTTACCAATGTAGGTCCTGGACCAACAATGTATAATGCTACCATTAAATCACCAAAAGGTGTGGAAATTACAGTGAAGCCTACTAGCTTGATTTTCTATCATACCCTGCAGAAAAAGAACTTCAAGGTAGTTGTGAAAGCAAAATCTATGGCAAGCATGAAAATTGTATCAGGTTCACTTATTTGGAGAAACCCTCGTTACATTGTTAGAAGCCCTATTGTTATCTATAGTTCATAA
- the LOC25501697 gene encoding E3 ubiquitin-protein ligase AIRP2 produces the protein MEMMLSRLPYHDSLKLLEADIHHANALAAAIPRGKGGSVFQMKLVYSQLAPLFLLLLQWMDCSCSCFLHRYLNFFHIIIYKVHNDGRPSITSHGRKATIQDFYAVILPSLQRLHGSLEKLEICMKGHTSLDGPSYGKKMIEANGKLTTNVDLEREDECGICLEPCTKMVLPNCCHAMCIKCYRKWNTKSESCPFCRGSIRRVNSEDLWVLTCDDDVVDAETVSKEDLLRFYLYINSLPKDYPDALFLMYYEYLI, from the exons ATGGAAATGATGCTTTCTCGTTTACCTTATCATGATTCCCTCAAACTACTTGAGGCTGATATTCACCATGCCAATGCTtt GGCTGCTGCAATTCCAAGAGGCAAGGGTGGAAGTGTTTTCCAAATGAAATTGGTTTACAGTCAATTGGCTcctctttttttgttgttgttacaaTGGATGGATTGTTCTTGTTCATGTTTTCTACACAGATATCTCAACTTCTTCCATATTATTATATACAAG GTACATAATGATGGTAGACCAAGTATAACTTCTCATGGAAGGAAAGCAACCATCCAGGACTTTTATG CTGTTATATTACCGTCTCTCCAGCGGCTTCATGGTAGTTTGGAGAAGTTGGAGATTTGTATGAAAGGACACACTAGCTTGGACGGTCCAAGTTATGGCAAGAAGATGATTGAAGCAAATGGAAAACTAACCACCAATGTTGATTTGGAAAGAGAAGATGAATGTGGGATATGCTTAGAACCATGCACCAAAATGGTTTTGCCTAATTGCTGCCATGCTATGTGTATCAAATGCTACCGCAAGTG GAACACAAAGTCAGAGTCTTGTCCATTTTGCCGCGGGAGCATAAGAAGAGTTAATTCTGAGGATCTATGGGTACTCACTTGTGATGACGATGTAGTTGATGCCGAAACAGTTTCAAAAGAGGACTTGTTGCGATTCTACCTTTATATCAACAGCTTACCTAAAGATTACCCAGATGCACTTTTCTTAATGTATTATGAAtatctgatttga
- the LOC25501699 gene encoding two-component response regulator ARR11 has product MVHNRSLVYDNMDNACFPSPHLDAFPAGLRVLVVDDDLTCLRILEKMLKKCFYRVTTCCLAIEALKKLRESKGTYDIVISDVNMPDMDGFKLLEHVGLEMDLPVIMMSVDGETSRVMKGVQHGACDYLLKPIRMKEVRNIWQHVLRKRIREAREFESLEGIHLMRNGSDHTDDGNLFAVGKEMNLMKKRKDFDSKHDDQVFLDQTFIKKARVVWSVDLHQKFVKAVNQLGFDKVGPKKILDLMNVPWLTRENVASHLQKYRLYLSRLQKKNDQKSSSGGIKHSDLPSKDPGCLSFLNSFNKQQKEGAIDSFGYSDGTLKIQMDTTSHEKRRASTSDIPNPKIRKSSEIGLNQSLESAESEANHTVFDSVIPTQYSWNEVPKRPLGEELNTLVQLKDNLSHLPLNVTQQHFQNDRSLSINSNPSGYKSDYIRPVNSTVSSVDTFPSQSKSDIIFTSNLSLKTPKFNLGCASDMEIYQRNLLLGIESASTPLDEDLNLFLLQGEYYDMNFDMQNIEMSEYYDPRLIPEVPTNLYASGDYS; this is encoded by the exons ATGGTACACAACAGGTCTCTTGTCTATGACAACATGGATAATGCTTGCTTTCCTTCTCCACACCTTGATGCTTTTCCAGCTGGTCTACGAGTACTCGTTGTTGATGATGATCTAACTTGCCTCAGAATCCTTGAAAAAATGctcaaaaaatgcttttaccgag TGACCACATGTTGCTTAGCAATAGAGGCTCTTAAGAAGCTCCGCGAAAGTAAAGGTACATATGACATAGTGATCAGCGATGTAAACATGCCTGACATGGATGGTTTCAAACTTCTTGAACATGTTGGACTTGAGATGGATCTTCCTGTCATTA TGATGTCTGTTGATGGAGAAACAAGCAGGGTGATGAAAGGTGTTCAACATGGAGCATGTGATTATTTGCTTAAGCCTATAAGGATGAAAGAAGTGCGAAACATATGGCAACATGTCTTAAGAAAAAGAATACGTGAGGCAAGAGAATTTGAAAGTCTTGAGGGAATTCACTTAATGAGGAATGGATCAGATCACACTGATGATGGTAACCTGTTTGCTGTAGGAAAAGAAATGAACTtaatgaagaaaaggaaagattTTGATAGTAAACATGATGACCAAGTATTCTTAGATCAAACTTTCATAAAGAAAGCTAGAGTAGTTTGGTCTGTGGATCTTCATCAGAAAtttgttaaagcggtgaatcaGCTTGGATTCGATA AAGTTGGTCCCAAGAAAATTCTAGATTTGATGAATGTTCCATGGCTGACTAGAGAAAATGTTGCTAGTCATTTGCAG AAATACCGGCTCTACTTGAGTAGGttgcaaaagaaaaatgatcAGAAATCGTCCTCAGGTGGAATAAAGCATTCAGATTTACCTTCAAAAGATCCAGGATGTTTAAGCTTTCTCAACTCTTTCAACAAGCAACAAAAGGAAGGTGCAATCGACAGCTTTGGATATTCAGACGGGacattaaaaattcaaatggaTACTACGAGTCATGAAAAAAGAAGAGCTTCAACTAGTGACATTCCTAATCCAAAGATAAGAAAGAGTTCAGAGATAGGTCTTAACCAATCTCTTGAATCTGCAGAATCAGAAGCAAACCATACAGTATTTGACTCCGTCATACCAACACAGTACTCTTGGAATGAAGTTCCAAAAAGGCCACTCGGAGAAGAACTTAACACACTTGTACAATTAAAGGATAATCTCAGCCATTTGCCATTAAATGTTACACAGCAACACTTCCAAAATGACCGATCACTATCAATTAATTCCAATCCCTCCGGTTACAAAAGTGATTACATTAGACCTGTGAATTCAACGGTGTCTTCAGTTGATACCTTTCCTAGTCAGTCCAAAAGCGATATCATTTTCACTTCAAATTTGAGTttaaaaacaccaaaatttaaTCTTGGCTGCGCTTCTGATATGGAAATCTACCAAAGAAACTTACTTTTGGGTATTGAGTCAGCTTCAACACCTTTGGACGAGGACTTAAATTTGTTCTTGTTACAAGGTGAATACTATGATATGAACTTTGACATGCAGAATATAGAGATGTCAGAGTATTATGATCCAAGGCTTATTCCTGAAGTTCCTACCAATTTGTATGCTTCAGGAGATTATTCTTAG
- the LOC25501700 gene encoding stemmadenine O-acetyltransferase translates to MEIELISRETIKPSSPTPTHLRIYPLSFIDNIFFRLYVPVIFFYNPNECSDQNSKVSLLRKSLSQLLSKYYPFAGRLKDKITIECNDQGVSFLVTKIKNKLSEILKNPTDKILNPLFPDKLQWKDMDWSDTLIAVQINCFACGGMAISICMSHKIGDASTIFNFMNDWSIINQKLQEEEEDKGLLVLPFPLLDGGASVFPQRDLTIFPELVLTRKNNVVCKRFVFQPSMIKSLKAMATSSSMHSPPSRVQAVTAWIYKRAVSLMGLNFQTALFSMGVDLRKRMVPALSEKCVGNIVWFSSMVADKKEMELHELVSKIKEGLSQFGDFIPETFGAKENENLSLISECLKQVTEPHPENENLFTFSSWCRFPMYETNFGWGNPTWVTTFGCSSRNIIFLMDTKDGEGIEAIVNMEDNYMTKFEHEVELLRHASLNPSNVGHDDYVFSSQALSIPS, encoded by the coding sequence ATGGAAATTGAATTAATTTCTAGAGAAACCATCAAACCTTCATCACCAACTCCTACTCACCTCAGAATTTATCCACTTTCTTTCAttgataacattttttttcgtTTATATGTTCcagtcattttcttttacaatCCAAATGAGTGTAGTGACCAAAATTCCAAAGTATCACTACTTCGAAAATCTTTATCTCAACTTTTATCTAAATACTACCCTTTTGCTGGCagattaaaagataaaattaccATTGAATGTAATGATCAAGGTGTGTCATTTTTGGTCACAAAGATCAAAAACAAACTTTCAGAGATTCTCAAAAACCCCACAGATAAAATATTGAACCCTTTGTTTCCCGACAAATTGCAATGGAAAGACATGGATTGGAGCGATACTTTGATAGCTGTTCAAATCAACTGTTTCGCATGTGGAGGAATGGCGATAAGTATTTGCATGAGTCACAAAATTGGTGATGCGTCAACCATTTTCAACTTCATGAATGATTGGTCCATCATCAACCAAAAattacaagaagaagaagaagataaagggTTATTAGTATTACCTTTTCCTTTACTTGATGGAGGAGCTTCTGTTTTTCCACAAAGGGATTTAACTATTTTCCCAGAACTTGTGTTAACGAGAAAAAACAATGTGGTGTGTAAAAGGTTTGTGTTTCAACCCTCAATGATCAAGTCCCTTAAGGCAATGGCAACTTCTAGTTCTATGCATTCACCTCCATCACGTGTACAAGCAGTAACTGCATGGATTTATAAGCGTGCAGTTTCACTAATGGGATTAAATTTCCAGACGGCTTTATTTAGCATGGGTGTAGATCTTCGCAAAAGAATGGTTCCTGCATTGTCTGAAAAGTGTGTAGGAAACATTGTTTGGTTCTCGTCTATGGTTGCAGATAAGAAGGAAATGGAATTACATGAGTTGGTATCCAAAATAAAAGAAGGGTTATCGCAGTTTGGTGACTTTATTCCGGAAACATTTGGAGCGAAAGAGAATGAAAACTTGTCATTAATATCTGAGTGCTTGAAACAAGTTACTGAGCCTCATCCcgaaaatgaaaatttgtttacTTTTAGTAGCTGGTGTAGGTTTCCAATGTATGAAACAAATTTTGGGTGGGGAAATCCAACATGGGTCACCACTTTTGGTTGTTCTTCAAGGAACATAATATTTCTGATGGATACAAAAGATGGAGAAGGGATTGAAGCTATTGTGAACATGGAAGACAATTACATGACTAAGTTTGAGCATGAAGTTGAGCTTCTTCGACATGCCTCTTTGAATCCAAGCAATGTTGGACACGATGACTATGTGTTCTCTTCGCAAGCTCTCTCAATTCCTTCTTAG